A genomic segment from Glycine max cultivar Williams 82 chromosome 1, Glycine_max_v4.0, whole genome shotgun sequence encodes:
- the LOC100788019 gene encoding DNA mismatch repair protein MLH3 isoform X3 — translation MASIKPLPEAVRSSLRSGIFLFDFTRVVEELVFNSLDARATKVSVFVSTRSCYLKVVDDGSGIPRDELELVGERYATSKFLNLVDLNATSENFGFRGEALASISEVSLLEIVTKTYGRPNGYRKVLKGCKCLYLGIDDDRKEVGTTVVVRDLFYNQPVRRKYMQSSPNKVLQSIKNCIMRLALVRPNISFKVVDIEREDELFCTHSASSPLPLVTSGFGVEVASSLHNLEVENDIVKLSGYISGPCNTVYTKALQYVYVNSQFVCKGPVHKLVSQLANRLEHLNSWNTDKEFRSKKRTRCQPCPAYLLNLSCPRSLYDLAFEPSKTHVKFKDWTPILNFIEKAIKQFWEENVACDPSNEATYMVEDQQEKADVNIISAVSDMSKFRNQNRKDCLDLFFSTSDNLIEDDYHQSKREDVDYFGATMFKVQQSKGDFLLQTGYSGNLLDGSYAKCNSTVMRKHNSLLMHDSNSLLEGDNFFYGEIPAVESFNIDVPFDAPSSSHGRRFHKVEADVINESFEDDLLYNSCSGYGYDVKINGDLQQPFLKRCSMLGSILHEKALFVNDEHELQTDGFWSKHNTEEDYRSGKDLYVHRCPEVTKKLKITKDSDFLVRPLSEENCLPPDSCYSALRIGSSGSDDQLLNFEWHPVHQIPSSQASALGVCHTTDIEDELGEISRYYKRIHHTKHFDDREADCRFSYNMSRNANQHRRASSFANIGFNFDVAGDCGEIFNRLVDRPDFGDIHSSKRSDILNEEPDWLLSKSCIKSCKRPNKNKGKRDRFRNSTLEENLERSRRSFSAPPFHRSKRRFFSLNHPSEMIAKRQIGRVSNPAFNHQEASNFKYPQQSPVALHQSTEDFLLQEFKINVKQTTEVLGDMQDNDIADIDEFESFNIQKSAPFGELISRDVQDSIDYGTKWRNCSPKITKNDKLANIQSQNNILDISSGFLHLAGDSLIPETISKKCLEDAKVLHQVDKKFIPVVAGRTLAVIDQHAADERIRLEELRQKVLSGEEKAITYLDAEQELVLPEIGYQLLHSYSEQIKDWGWICNIHAQNSESFRRSLDILNRPQMAVTLIAVPCILGVKLNDVDLLEFLQQLADTDGSSTIPPSVLRVLNLKACRGAIMFGDSLLPSECSLIVEELKHTSLCFQCAHGRPTTVPLVNLEALHNQIAKLRLMNERSSDEWHGLHRHKVCIERAAQRLNFARGI, via the exons ATGGCCAGCATAAAGCCTTTGCCGGAGGCTGTGCGTAGCTCACTGCGTTCTGGCATTTTCCTCTTCGACTTCACGCGTGTCGTCGAGGAACTTGTTTTCAATAGCCTCGATGCTCGTGCCACAAAG GTATCAGTGTTTGTTAGTACTAGGAGCTGCTATTTGAAAGTTGTTGATGAcg GAAGTGGAATCCCTCGAGACGAGCTGGAGTTGGTGGGAGAAAGATATG CAACATCAAAATTTCTTAATTTGGTTGACCTGAATGCCACGAGTGAGAACTTCGGTTTTCGTGGGGAAGCTTTAGCTTCCATATCTGAAGTCTCTTTGCTGGAAATTGTGACAAAAACATATGGAAGGCCCAATGGATATCGAAAAGTATTGAAG GGGTGCAAGTGTTTATATCTTGGTATTGATGATGATAGAAAGGAAGTGGGCACCACAG TTGTTGTCCGTGATTTATTTTACAACCAACCAGTTCGGAGAAAATACATGCAATCCAG TCCCAATAAGGTACTGCAATCAATCAAGAACTGTATAATGCGGCTTGCACTTGTGCGCCCAAATATTTCCTTCAAAGTTGTTGATATTGAAAG AGAGGATGAGCTCTTTTGCACACATTCTGCTTCTTCTCCTCTGCCACTTGTAACCAGTGGCTTTGGGGTAGAGGTCGCAAGCTCTCTTCACAATTTAGAAGTTGAGAATGATATTGTAAAGCTTTCTGGATATATATCTGGTCCTTGCAATACTGTGTATACGAAG GCCTTGCAGTATGTCT ATGTCAACTCACAATTTGTTTGCAAGGGCCCAGTTCACAAGCTTGTGAGTCAACTGGCTAATAGGCTTGAGCATCTGAACTCATGGAATACTGATAAAGAATTCCGAAGCAAGAAGAGAACCAGGTGTCAACCATGTCCAGCTTATCTCTTGAATTTGAGTTGCCCCCGATCTTTGTATGATTTGGCCTTTGAGCCATCAAAAACTCATGTTAAATTCAAG GATTGGACTCCTATACTAAACTTCATTGAGAAGGCCATCAAACAATTCTGGGAGGAAAACGTAGCTTGTG ATCCGTCCAATGAAGCCACATACATGGTAGAAGATCAACAAGAGAAAGCAGATGTCAACATCATTTCAGCAGTATCAG ATATGTCAAAGTTTAGAAACCAAAATCGTAAGGATTGCCTAGATCTCTTTTTTTCTACTTCAGACAATCTAATTGAAGATGACTATCATCAATCCAAAAGGGAAGATGTTGATTACTTTGGAGCCACAATGTTCAAAGTGCAACAAAGTAAGGGAGACTTTCTTCTTCAGACTGGTTATTCTGGCAACTTATTGGATGGTTCTTATGCCAAGTGCAACTCCACTGTGATGAGAAAGCATAATAGTTTGTTGATGCATGATAGCAATAGTTTACTGGAAGgtgataactttttttatggTGAAATTCCTGCTGTAGAAAGTTTCAACATTGATGTACCTTTTGATGCACCGAGTTCTTCACATGGAAGAAGATTCCATAAAGTAGAAGCTGATGTGATCAATGAATCATTTGAAGATGATTTACTTTATAATAGCTGCAGTGGGTATGGTTATGATGTAAAGATTAATGGGGATTTGCAACAACCTTTTCTAAAGAGATGCTCTATGCTAGGAAGTATCCTGCATGAGAAGGCTTTGTTCGTAAATGATGAACATGAACTCCAAACTGATGGCTTTTGGAGCAAACATAATACAGAGGAGGATTATAGAAGTGGTAAGGATTTATATGTCCATCGTTGTCCAGAagtcacaaaaaaattaaagattactaAAGATTCTGATTTCCTAGTTAGACCGTTGTCTGAAGAAAATTGTCTCCCTCCAGATTCATGCTATTCAGCATTACGAATAGGAAGCTCTGGGTCAGATGATCAGTTGTTAAATTTTGAATGGCATCCTGTCCACCAAATCCCCTCATCTCAAGCATCTGCATTGGGTGTTTGTCATACAACTGATATTGAGGATGAGCTTGGAGAAATATCTAGATACTATAAAAGGATCCATCATACAAAACATTTTGATGATAGAGAGGCTGATTGCAGATTCAGCTACAATATGTCAAGGAATGCCAACCAACATCGCCGTGCATCAAGTTTTGCAAATATTggatttaattttgatgttgCTGGTGATTGTGGTGAAATATTCAACAGACTAGTTGACAGGCCTGATTTCGGTGATATACATTCTTCAAAAAGGTCAGATATTTTAAACGAGGAGCCAGACTGGCTGTTGTCCAAGTCATGTATTAAAAGCTGCAAGAGACCTAACAAGAACAAAGGCAAAAGGGATCGATTTAGAAATTCAACTTTGGAGGAGAATCTTGAAAGATCTAGAAGAAGCTTTTCCGCTCCTCCTTTTCATAGAAGCAAAAGGAGGTTTTTCTCTTTAAATCATCCTTCAGAAATGATAGCCAAAAGACAGATTGGCCGAGTGTCCAACCCTGCTTTCAATCATCaag AAGCTAGTAATTTTAAATATCCGCAACAGTCTCCTGTTGCTCTTCACCAGAGCACTGAAGATTTCTTATTGCAAGAATTCAA AATTAATGTGAAACAAACTACAGAGGTTCTGGGAGATATGCAGGATAATGACATTGCAGATATTGATGAATTTGAAAGTTTCAACATTCAAAAGAGTGCTCCATTTGGGG AATTGATCTCAAGGGATGTGCAAGATTCCATAGATTATGGGACTAAATGGAGGAACTGCTCACCCAAAATTACA AAGAATGATAAACTGGCTAACATTCAAAGTCAAAACAATATACTTGACATTTCTTCTGGATTCTTGCATCTTGCTGGAGACTCATTGATTCCTGAAACTATCAGTAAGAAATGCCTAGAGGATGCTAAAGTTCTGCATCAAGTGGACAAAAAATTCATTCCAGTTGTGGCTGGCAGAACCCTTGCTGTTATTGATCAG CATGCTGCAGATGAAAGAATCAGACTGGAAGAATTGCGTCAAAAG GTATTGTCAGGAGAAGAAAAAGCAATAACCTATCTAGATGCTGAACAGGAACTG GTATTGCCAGAGATTGGTTATCAGCTACTTCATAGTTATAGTGAACAGATTAAAGATTGGGGCTGGATCTGCAACATTCATGCTCAAAATTCTGAATCCTTTAGAAG GAGTTTGGATATCCTCAACAGACCACAAATGGCCGTCACACTTATTGCG GTACCGTGTATTTTAGGGGTCAAATTAAATGATGTTGATCTTTTAGAATTTCTTCAGCAG CTTGCTGACACTGATGGATCATCAACAATTCCACCCTCTGTCTTACGAGTGCTAAATTTGAAAGCATGCAGAG GTGCAATTATGTTTGGGGATTCATTGCTACCATCAGAATGTTCCCTTATAGTTGAAGAGCTAAAACATACATCACTCTGTTTCCAA TGTGCTCATGGGCGACCAACAACTGTTCCTCTAGTCAACTTGGAGGCACTGCATAATCAGATAGCCAAGCTTCGACTGATGAACGAGCGTTCAAGTGATGAGTGGCATGGATTACATAGACATAAAGTGTGCATTGAACGTGCAGCACAGCGTTTAAATTTTGCTAGAGGAATTTGA
- the LOC100788019 gene encoding DNA mismatch repair protein MLH3 isoform X2: MASIKPLPEAVRSSLRSGIFLFDFTRVVEELVFNSLDARATKVSVFVSTRSCYLKVVDDGSGIPRDELELVGERYATSKFLNLVDLNATSENFGFRGEALASISEVSLLEIVTKTYGRPNGYRKVLKGCKCLYLGIDDDRKEVGTTVVVRDLFYNQPVRRKYMQSSPNKVLQSIKNCIMRLALVRPNISFKVVDIEREDELFCTHSASSPLPLVTSGFGVEVASSLHNLEVENDIVKLSGYISGPCNTVYTKALQYVYVNSQFVCKGPVHKLVSQLANRLEHLNSWNTDKEFRSKKRTRCQPCPAYLLNLSCPRSLYDLAFEPSKTHVKFKDWTPILNFIEKAIKQFWEENVACVDPSNEATYMVEDQQEKADVNIISAVSDMSKFRNQNRKDCLDLFFSTSDNLIEDDYHQSKREDVDYFGATMFKVQQSKGDFLLQTGYSGNLLDGSYAKCNSTVMRKHNSLLMHDSNSLLEGDNFFYGEIPAVESFNIDVPFDAPSSSHGRRFHKVEADVINESFEDDLLYNSCSGYGYDVKINGDLQQPFLKRCSMLGSILHEKALFVNDEHELQTDGFWSKHNTEEDYRSGKDLYVHRCPEVTKKLKITKDSDFLVRPLSEENCLPPDSCYSALRIGSSGSDDQLLNFEWHPVHQIPSSQASALGVCHTTDIEDELGEISRYYKRIHHTKHFDDREADCRFSYNMSRNANQHRRASSFANIGFNFDVAGDCGEIFNRLVDRPDFGDIHSSKRSDILNEEPDWLLSKSCIKSCKRPNKNKGKRDRFRNSTLEENLERSRRSFSAPPFHRSKRRFFSLNHPSEMIAKRQIGRVSNPAFNHQEASNFKYPQQSPVALHQSTEDFLLQEFKINVKQTTEVLGDMQDNDIADIDEFESFNIQKSAPFGELISRDVQDSIDYGTKWRNCSPKITNDKLANIQSQNNILDISSGFLHLAGDSLIPETISKKCLEDAKVLHQVDKKFIPVVAGRTLAVIDQHAADERIRLEELRQKVLSGEEKAITYLDAEQELVLPEIGYQLLHSYSEQIKDWGWICNIHAQNSESFRRSLDILNRPQMAVTLIAVPCILGVKLNDVDLLEFLQQLADTDGSSTIPPSVLRVLNLKACRGAIMFGDSLLPSECSLIVEELKHTSLCFQCAHGRPTTVPLVNLEALHNQIAKLRLMNERSSDEWHGLHRHKVCIERAAQRLNFARGI; the protein is encoded by the exons ATGGCCAGCATAAAGCCTTTGCCGGAGGCTGTGCGTAGCTCACTGCGTTCTGGCATTTTCCTCTTCGACTTCACGCGTGTCGTCGAGGAACTTGTTTTCAATAGCCTCGATGCTCGTGCCACAAAG GTATCAGTGTTTGTTAGTACTAGGAGCTGCTATTTGAAAGTTGTTGATGAcg GAAGTGGAATCCCTCGAGACGAGCTGGAGTTGGTGGGAGAAAGATATG CAACATCAAAATTTCTTAATTTGGTTGACCTGAATGCCACGAGTGAGAACTTCGGTTTTCGTGGGGAAGCTTTAGCTTCCATATCTGAAGTCTCTTTGCTGGAAATTGTGACAAAAACATATGGAAGGCCCAATGGATATCGAAAAGTATTGAAG GGGTGCAAGTGTTTATATCTTGGTATTGATGATGATAGAAAGGAAGTGGGCACCACAG TTGTTGTCCGTGATTTATTTTACAACCAACCAGTTCGGAGAAAATACATGCAATCCAG TCCCAATAAGGTACTGCAATCAATCAAGAACTGTATAATGCGGCTTGCACTTGTGCGCCCAAATATTTCCTTCAAAGTTGTTGATATTGAAAG AGAGGATGAGCTCTTTTGCACACATTCTGCTTCTTCTCCTCTGCCACTTGTAACCAGTGGCTTTGGGGTAGAGGTCGCAAGCTCTCTTCACAATTTAGAAGTTGAGAATGATATTGTAAAGCTTTCTGGATATATATCTGGTCCTTGCAATACTGTGTATACGAAG GCCTTGCAGTATGTCT ATGTCAACTCACAATTTGTTTGCAAGGGCCCAGTTCACAAGCTTGTGAGTCAACTGGCTAATAGGCTTGAGCATCTGAACTCATGGAATACTGATAAAGAATTCCGAAGCAAGAAGAGAACCAGGTGTCAACCATGTCCAGCTTATCTCTTGAATTTGAGTTGCCCCCGATCTTTGTATGATTTGGCCTTTGAGCCATCAAAAACTCATGTTAAATTCAAG GATTGGACTCCTATACTAAACTTCATTGAGAAGGCCATCAAACAATTCTGGGAGGAAAACGTAGCTTGTG TAGATCCGTCCAATGAAGCCACATACATGGTAGAAGATCAACAAGAGAAAGCAGATGTCAACATCATTTCAGCAGTATCAG ATATGTCAAAGTTTAGAAACCAAAATCGTAAGGATTGCCTAGATCTCTTTTTTTCTACTTCAGACAATCTAATTGAAGATGACTATCATCAATCCAAAAGGGAAGATGTTGATTACTTTGGAGCCACAATGTTCAAAGTGCAACAAAGTAAGGGAGACTTTCTTCTTCAGACTGGTTATTCTGGCAACTTATTGGATGGTTCTTATGCCAAGTGCAACTCCACTGTGATGAGAAAGCATAATAGTTTGTTGATGCATGATAGCAATAGTTTACTGGAAGgtgataactttttttatggTGAAATTCCTGCTGTAGAAAGTTTCAACATTGATGTACCTTTTGATGCACCGAGTTCTTCACATGGAAGAAGATTCCATAAAGTAGAAGCTGATGTGATCAATGAATCATTTGAAGATGATTTACTTTATAATAGCTGCAGTGGGTATGGTTATGATGTAAAGATTAATGGGGATTTGCAACAACCTTTTCTAAAGAGATGCTCTATGCTAGGAAGTATCCTGCATGAGAAGGCTTTGTTCGTAAATGATGAACATGAACTCCAAACTGATGGCTTTTGGAGCAAACATAATACAGAGGAGGATTATAGAAGTGGTAAGGATTTATATGTCCATCGTTGTCCAGAagtcacaaaaaaattaaagattactaAAGATTCTGATTTCCTAGTTAGACCGTTGTCTGAAGAAAATTGTCTCCCTCCAGATTCATGCTATTCAGCATTACGAATAGGAAGCTCTGGGTCAGATGATCAGTTGTTAAATTTTGAATGGCATCCTGTCCACCAAATCCCCTCATCTCAAGCATCTGCATTGGGTGTTTGTCATACAACTGATATTGAGGATGAGCTTGGAGAAATATCTAGATACTATAAAAGGATCCATCATACAAAACATTTTGATGATAGAGAGGCTGATTGCAGATTCAGCTACAATATGTCAAGGAATGCCAACCAACATCGCCGTGCATCAAGTTTTGCAAATATTggatttaattttgatgttgCTGGTGATTGTGGTGAAATATTCAACAGACTAGTTGACAGGCCTGATTTCGGTGATATACATTCTTCAAAAAGGTCAGATATTTTAAACGAGGAGCCAGACTGGCTGTTGTCCAAGTCATGTATTAAAAGCTGCAAGAGACCTAACAAGAACAAAGGCAAAAGGGATCGATTTAGAAATTCAACTTTGGAGGAGAATCTTGAAAGATCTAGAAGAAGCTTTTCCGCTCCTCCTTTTCATAGAAGCAAAAGGAGGTTTTTCTCTTTAAATCATCCTTCAGAAATGATAGCCAAAAGACAGATTGGCCGAGTGTCCAACCCTGCTTTCAATCATCaag AAGCTAGTAATTTTAAATATCCGCAACAGTCTCCTGTTGCTCTTCACCAGAGCACTGAAGATTTCTTATTGCAAGAATTCAA AATTAATGTGAAACAAACTACAGAGGTTCTGGGAGATATGCAGGATAATGACATTGCAGATATTGATGAATTTGAAAGTTTCAACATTCAAAAGAGTGCTCCATTTGGGG AATTGATCTCAAGGGATGTGCAAGATTCCATAGATTATGGGACTAAATGGAGGAACTGCTCACCCAAAATTACA AATGATAAACTGGCTAACATTCAAAGTCAAAACAATATACTTGACATTTCTTCTGGATTCTTGCATCTTGCTGGAGACTCATTGATTCCTGAAACTATCAGTAAGAAATGCCTAGAGGATGCTAAAGTTCTGCATCAAGTGGACAAAAAATTCATTCCAGTTGTGGCTGGCAGAACCCTTGCTGTTATTGATCAG CATGCTGCAGATGAAAGAATCAGACTGGAAGAATTGCGTCAAAAG GTATTGTCAGGAGAAGAAAAAGCAATAACCTATCTAGATGCTGAACAGGAACTG GTATTGCCAGAGATTGGTTATCAGCTACTTCATAGTTATAGTGAACAGATTAAAGATTGGGGCTGGATCTGCAACATTCATGCTCAAAATTCTGAATCCTTTAGAAG GAGTTTGGATATCCTCAACAGACCACAAATGGCCGTCACACTTATTGCG GTACCGTGTATTTTAGGGGTCAAATTAAATGATGTTGATCTTTTAGAATTTCTTCAGCAG CTTGCTGACACTGATGGATCATCAACAATTCCACCCTCTGTCTTACGAGTGCTAAATTTGAAAGCATGCAGAG GTGCAATTATGTTTGGGGATTCATTGCTACCATCAGAATGTTCCCTTATAGTTGAAGAGCTAAAACATACATCACTCTGTTTCCAA TGTGCTCATGGGCGACCAACAACTGTTCCTCTAGTCAACTTGGAGGCACTGCATAATCAGATAGCCAAGCTTCGACTGATGAACGAGCGTTCAAGTGATGAGTGGCATGGATTACATAGACATAAAGTGTGCATTGAACGTGCAGCACAGCGTTTAAATTTTGCTAGAGGAATTTGA
- the LOC100788019 gene encoding DNA mismatch repair protein MLH3 isoform X1: MASIKPLPEAVRSSLRSGIFLFDFTRVVEELVFNSLDARATKVSVFVSTRSCYLKVVDDGSGIPRDELELVGERYATSKFLNLVDLNATSENFGFRGEALASISEVSLLEIVTKTYGRPNGYRKVLKGCKCLYLGIDDDRKEVGTTVVVRDLFYNQPVRRKYMQSSPNKVLQSIKNCIMRLALVRPNISFKVVDIEREDELFCTHSASSPLPLVTSGFGVEVASSLHNLEVENDIVKLSGYISGPCNTVYTKALQYVYVNSQFVCKGPVHKLVSQLANRLEHLNSWNTDKEFRSKKRTRCQPCPAYLLNLSCPRSLYDLAFEPSKTHVKFKDWTPILNFIEKAIKQFWEENVACVDPSNEATYMVEDQQEKADVNIISAVSDMSKFRNQNRKDCLDLFFSTSDNLIEDDYHQSKREDVDYFGATMFKVQQSKGDFLLQTGYSGNLLDGSYAKCNSTVMRKHNSLLMHDSNSLLEGDNFFYGEIPAVESFNIDVPFDAPSSSHGRRFHKVEADVINESFEDDLLYNSCSGYGYDVKINGDLQQPFLKRCSMLGSILHEKALFVNDEHELQTDGFWSKHNTEEDYRSGKDLYVHRCPEVTKKLKITKDSDFLVRPLSEENCLPPDSCYSALRIGSSGSDDQLLNFEWHPVHQIPSSQASALGVCHTTDIEDELGEISRYYKRIHHTKHFDDREADCRFSYNMSRNANQHRRASSFANIGFNFDVAGDCGEIFNRLVDRPDFGDIHSSKRSDILNEEPDWLLSKSCIKSCKRPNKNKGKRDRFRNSTLEENLERSRRSFSAPPFHRSKRRFFSLNHPSEMIAKRQIGRVSNPAFNHQEASNFKYPQQSPVALHQSTEDFLLQEFKINVKQTTEVLGDMQDNDIADIDEFESFNIQKSAPFGELISRDVQDSIDYGTKWRNCSPKITKNDKLANIQSQNNILDISSGFLHLAGDSLIPETISKKCLEDAKVLHQVDKKFIPVVAGRTLAVIDQHAADERIRLEELRQKVLSGEEKAITYLDAEQELVLPEIGYQLLHSYSEQIKDWGWICNIHAQNSESFRRSLDILNRPQMAVTLIAVPCILGVKLNDVDLLEFLQQLADTDGSSTIPPSVLRVLNLKACRGAIMFGDSLLPSECSLIVEELKHTSLCFQCAHGRPTTVPLVNLEALHNQIAKLRLMNERSSDEWHGLHRHKVCIERAAQRLNFARGI; this comes from the exons ATGGCCAGCATAAAGCCTTTGCCGGAGGCTGTGCGTAGCTCACTGCGTTCTGGCATTTTCCTCTTCGACTTCACGCGTGTCGTCGAGGAACTTGTTTTCAATAGCCTCGATGCTCGTGCCACAAAG GTATCAGTGTTTGTTAGTACTAGGAGCTGCTATTTGAAAGTTGTTGATGAcg GAAGTGGAATCCCTCGAGACGAGCTGGAGTTGGTGGGAGAAAGATATG CAACATCAAAATTTCTTAATTTGGTTGACCTGAATGCCACGAGTGAGAACTTCGGTTTTCGTGGGGAAGCTTTAGCTTCCATATCTGAAGTCTCTTTGCTGGAAATTGTGACAAAAACATATGGAAGGCCCAATGGATATCGAAAAGTATTGAAG GGGTGCAAGTGTTTATATCTTGGTATTGATGATGATAGAAAGGAAGTGGGCACCACAG TTGTTGTCCGTGATTTATTTTACAACCAACCAGTTCGGAGAAAATACATGCAATCCAG TCCCAATAAGGTACTGCAATCAATCAAGAACTGTATAATGCGGCTTGCACTTGTGCGCCCAAATATTTCCTTCAAAGTTGTTGATATTGAAAG AGAGGATGAGCTCTTTTGCACACATTCTGCTTCTTCTCCTCTGCCACTTGTAACCAGTGGCTTTGGGGTAGAGGTCGCAAGCTCTCTTCACAATTTAGAAGTTGAGAATGATATTGTAAAGCTTTCTGGATATATATCTGGTCCTTGCAATACTGTGTATACGAAG GCCTTGCAGTATGTCT ATGTCAACTCACAATTTGTTTGCAAGGGCCCAGTTCACAAGCTTGTGAGTCAACTGGCTAATAGGCTTGAGCATCTGAACTCATGGAATACTGATAAAGAATTCCGAAGCAAGAAGAGAACCAGGTGTCAACCATGTCCAGCTTATCTCTTGAATTTGAGTTGCCCCCGATCTTTGTATGATTTGGCCTTTGAGCCATCAAAAACTCATGTTAAATTCAAG GATTGGACTCCTATACTAAACTTCATTGAGAAGGCCATCAAACAATTCTGGGAGGAAAACGTAGCTTGTG TAGATCCGTCCAATGAAGCCACATACATGGTAGAAGATCAACAAGAGAAAGCAGATGTCAACATCATTTCAGCAGTATCAG ATATGTCAAAGTTTAGAAACCAAAATCGTAAGGATTGCCTAGATCTCTTTTTTTCTACTTCAGACAATCTAATTGAAGATGACTATCATCAATCCAAAAGGGAAGATGTTGATTACTTTGGAGCCACAATGTTCAAAGTGCAACAAAGTAAGGGAGACTTTCTTCTTCAGACTGGTTATTCTGGCAACTTATTGGATGGTTCTTATGCCAAGTGCAACTCCACTGTGATGAGAAAGCATAATAGTTTGTTGATGCATGATAGCAATAGTTTACTGGAAGgtgataactttttttatggTGAAATTCCTGCTGTAGAAAGTTTCAACATTGATGTACCTTTTGATGCACCGAGTTCTTCACATGGAAGAAGATTCCATAAAGTAGAAGCTGATGTGATCAATGAATCATTTGAAGATGATTTACTTTATAATAGCTGCAGTGGGTATGGTTATGATGTAAAGATTAATGGGGATTTGCAACAACCTTTTCTAAAGAGATGCTCTATGCTAGGAAGTATCCTGCATGAGAAGGCTTTGTTCGTAAATGATGAACATGAACTCCAAACTGATGGCTTTTGGAGCAAACATAATACAGAGGAGGATTATAGAAGTGGTAAGGATTTATATGTCCATCGTTGTCCAGAagtcacaaaaaaattaaagattactaAAGATTCTGATTTCCTAGTTAGACCGTTGTCTGAAGAAAATTGTCTCCCTCCAGATTCATGCTATTCAGCATTACGAATAGGAAGCTCTGGGTCAGATGATCAGTTGTTAAATTTTGAATGGCATCCTGTCCACCAAATCCCCTCATCTCAAGCATCTGCATTGGGTGTTTGTCATACAACTGATATTGAGGATGAGCTTGGAGAAATATCTAGATACTATAAAAGGATCCATCATACAAAACATTTTGATGATAGAGAGGCTGATTGCAGATTCAGCTACAATATGTCAAGGAATGCCAACCAACATCGCCGTGCATCAAGTTTTGCAAATATTggatttaattttgatgttgCTGGTGATTGTGGTGAAATATTCAACAGACTAGTTGACAGGCCTGATTTCGGTGATATACATTCTTCAAAAAGGTCAGATATTTTAAACGAGGAGCCAGACTGGCTGTTGTCCAAGTCATGTATTAAAAGCTGCAAGAGACCTAACAAGAACAAAGGCAAAAGGGATCGATTTAGAAATTCAACTTTGGAGGAGAATCTTGAAAGATCTAGAAGAAGCTTTTCCGCTCCTCCTTTTCATAGAAGCAAAAGGAGGTTTTTCTCTTTAAATCATCCTTCAGAAATGATAGCCAAAAGACAGATTGGCCGAGTGTCCAACCCTGCTTTCAATCATCaag AAGCTAGTAATTTTAAATATCCGCAACAGTCTCCTGTTGCTCTTCACCAGAGCACTGAAGATTTCTTATTGCAAGAATTCAA AATTAATGTGAAACAAACTACAGAGGTTCTGGGAGATATGCAGGATAATGACATTGCAGATATTGATGAATTTGAAAGTTTCAACATTCAAAAGAGTGCTCCATTTGGGG AATTGATCTCAAGGGATGTGCAAGATTCCATAGATTATGGGACTAAATGGAGGAACTGCTCACCCAAAATTACA AAGAATGATAAACTGGCTAACATTCAAAGTCAAAACAATATACTTGACATTTCTTCTGGATTCTTGCATCTTGCTGGAGACTCATTGATTCCTGAAACTATCAGTAAGAAATGCCTAGAGGATGCTAAAGTTCTGCATCAAGTGGACAAAAAATTCATTCCAGTTGTGGCTGGCAGAACCCTTGCTGTTATTGATCAG CATGCTGCAGATGAAAGAATCAGACTGGAAGAATTGCGTCAAAAG GTATTGTCAGGAGAAGAAAAAGCAATAACCTATCTAGATGCTGAACAGGAACTG GTATTGCCAGAGATTGGTTATCAGCTACTTCATAGTTATAGTGAACAGATTAAAGATTGGGGCTGGATCTGCAACATTCATGCTCAAAATTCTGAATCCTTTAGAAG GAGTTTGGATATCCTCAACAGACCACAAATGGCCGTCACACTTATTGCG GTACCGTGTATTTTAGGGGTCAAATTAAATGATGTTGATCTTTTAGAATTTCTTCAGCAG CTTGCTGACACTGATGGATCATCAACAATTCCACCCTCTGTCTTACGAGTGCTAAATTTGAAAGCATGCAGAG GTGCAATTATGTTTGGGGATTCATTGCTACCATCAGAATGTTCCCTTATAGTTGAAGAGCTAAAACATACATCACTCTGTTTCCAA TGTGCTCATGGGCGACCAACAACTGTTCCTCTAGTCAACTTGGAGGCACTGCATAATCAGATAGCCAAGCTTCGACTGATGAACGAGCGTTCAAGTGATGAGTGGCATGGATTACATAGACATAAAGTGTGCATTGAACGTGCAGCACAGCGTTTAAATTTTGCTAGAGGAATTTGA